A region from the Triticum urartu cultivar G1812 chromosome 1, Tu2.1, whole genome shotgun sequence genome encodes:
- the LOC125515521 gene encoding subtilisin-like protease: MASLANLLISLFSLTLVLLHAPAPAVCDDLVAGLSPSHRTYIVMLRPPIEAGSEDDHRWWQDSFLPTPLAGSDEPRLIHTYTEVFTGFAVRLTEDDLAMVSQRKEFLRAFPDHLWRPSTTHTPKFLGLEKDAGLWRDTNYGQGVIIGVLDTGIYAEHPSFDDSGIPPPPSKWKGSCHGAARCNNKLIGAKFRNPRAYDSGDDTGHGTHTSSTAAGNFVSHASAHGLGRGTAAGIAPHAHLAMYRVCIILGCASSDIVAGLDEAVKDGVDVLSLSLGPFFDVNFTDDPVAIGTFNVVAKGVVVVAAAGNNGPRSFIANSAPWLLTVAAGSVDRSFQTVVQLGNGEHISGEAFNQTANSNSNSVSLYWNKHCKSSLAGRNVSGKIVICHNTGPMNDTGSAINQSDISGIMSAGAAGIVLINRKDAGFTTLLEDYGSDVVQVTVADGNNIIEYARATSKASAKVIYKNTMLGVRPSPTVAAFSSRGPSTFSPGVLKPDILAPGLNIIAAWPPLTILGSGPFNIRSGTSMSTPHVSGIAALVKSSHPDWSAAAIKSAILTTADITDSAGGPILDEQHQRATAYAMGAGHANPIKAIDPGLVYDLSITEYAGYICALLGDQGLATIARDPTLSCKMLPKIPEAQLNYPSITVPLRTRPFTVNRTVTNVGPINSVYTLKMEVPKSLTVRVYPETLVFSKVGQKKTFSITFLSMLRFSWALITISGALKLDFDDIKVIINLHEQRRDSGRSVAAGRRTLELEYAATTELLGHHCMLTFSITPEHLELSST; the protein is encoded by the exons ATGGCATCCTTGGCCAACCTCCTGATCTCACTTTTCTCGCTCACCCTCGTGCTCCTGCATGCTCCTGCACCTGCGGTATGCGACGACCTAGTCGCAGGCCTCTCTCCAAGCCATCGCACATACATTGTGATGCTGAGGCCACCCATCGAAGCCGGCAGCGAGGACGACCACCGCTGGTGGCAGGATTCCTTCCTGCCAACGCCTCTCGCCGGCTCCGATGAGCCACGCCTCATCCATACCTACACTGAGGTCTTCACGGGGTTTGCCGTGAGGCTCACCGAAGATGACCTCGCCATGGTGTCCCAGAGGAAGGAGTTTCTGCGGGCGTTTCCAGACCATCTCTGGCGCCCCAGCACCACTCACACTCCGAAGTTCCTCGGACTGGAGAAAGATGCCGGGCTGTGGAGGGACACCAACTATGGCCAAGGAGTCATAATCGGGGTCCTGGACACCGGCATATACGCAGAGCATCCTTCCTTTGATGACAGTGGCATCCCGCCACCCCCATCAAAGTGGAAGGGCTCATGCCATGGCGCTGCACGCTGCAACAACAAATTGATAGGTGCCAAATTCCGTAATCCCAGAGCATATGATTCCGGTGATGACACGGGGCATGGAACACATACCTCGTCCACCGCAGCTGGGAACTTCGTCAGTCATGCCTCAGCCCACGGCCTCGGCAGGGGCACAGCTGCCGGAATTGCTCCACATGCACACTTGGCCATGTACAGGGTGTGCATAATTCTTGGGTGTGCATCCTCGGACATAGTTGCCGGGTTAGATGAAGCCGTCAAGGATGGTGTTGATGTGCTTTCACTCTCCCTCGGCCCCTTTTTTGATGTCAACTTCACTGATGATCCGGTTGCCATTGGCACATTCAATGTGGTAGCAAAGGGTGTTGTTGTCGTGGCTGCAGCTGGTAACAACGGTCCAAGGTCCTTTATTGCCAACTCTGCACCATGGTTGCTCACAGTTGCAGCTGGCTCGGTGGACCGAAGCTTCCAGACCGTTGTGCAGCTTGGCAACGGCGAGCACATCAGTGGGGAAGCTTTCAATCAGACTGCGAACTCAAACTCCAACTCTGTTTCTCTGTATTGGAACAAACACTGCAAGTCATCATTGGCTGGAAGAAATGTGTCTGGCAAAATTGTGATTTGCCATAACACAGGACCAATGAATGACACAGGGTCAGCAATCAACCAGTCTGacatcagtggcatcatgagtGCCGGGGCGGCTGGCATAGTCCTGATCAACAGGAAAGATGCTGGCTTCACCACCCTTCTGGAGGATTATGGCAGTGATGTTGTGCAGGTGACCGTGGCTGATGGCAACAATATCATAGAGTATGCAAGGGCAACAAGCAAAGCCAGTGCCAAAGTCATATACAAGAACACTATGCTTGGTGTCCGTCCATCTCCCACTGTCGCGGCATTCTCATCCCGCGGTCCCAGCACGTTCAGCCCCGGTGTGCTAAAGCCAGATATATTAGCACCCGGGCTCAACATCATTGCTGCATGGCCACCACTCACCATTCTTGGATCTGGGCCATTCAACATTAGATCAGGGACATCCATGTCGACTCCACATGTCAGTGGAATCGCTGCGCTTGTCAAGAGCTCCCATCCTGATTGGTCTGCTGCTGCTATCAAGTCAGCCATCCTCACCACAGCTGACATCACGGACAGCGCTGGTGGCCCGATCTTGGACGAGCAGCATCAGAGGGCAACTGCGTATGCCATGGGTGCTGGCCATGCCAATCCTATAAAAGCTATTGACCCGGGCCTTGTGTATGACCTTAGCATCACTGAATATGCTGGCTACATATGCGCTCTCCTCGGTGATCAAGGCTTGGCAACCATTGCGCGTGACCCGACGCTGTcctgcaaaatgcttcccaagaTACCAGAGGCACAGTTGAACTACCCATCCATAACAGTGCCACTCAGGACAAGGCCATTCACGGTGAACAGAACCGTGACAAATGTGGGGCCAATAAATTCAGTATACACACTGAAGATGGAGGTTCCCAAGTCGCTCACAGTGCGAGTCTACCCAGAGACGCTGGTGTTCTCCAAGGTTGGACAAAAGAAAACATTCAGCATTACG TTCCTTTCAATGCTTAGGTTCAGTTGGGCACTAATAACTATTTCGGGTGCTTTGAAATTAGATTTTGATGATATTAAGGTCATCATCAATCTACATGAACAAAGGAGAG ATAGTGGCCGCAGCGTTGCCGCTGGACGGCGCACACTGGAGCTCGAGTATGCAGCCACGACAGAGCTGCTCGGACATCACTGTATGTTGACGTTCTCTATCACTCCTGAACACCTTGAACTCTCCTCTACTTGA